ATTTTGCCATTGGAATTGTTGTCGTTAACTGTTTCGATGCTTTCGTCACCAGAAAGTGCTTTTATTACTGCAGGGGTTAACATTTTACCCTTCTCACCCGTTGAACTAGCAAGTATATTACCGCTTTTGTCGAGAATATATACGTATTTTATGTTTGAATTTGGTCCAAGATACATATTTATAATATTATTTAGACTATTTTCTGAGTTTATATTATCTTTTAATGTAAATGCTATTCCGGTTGCTTGTGCTTCTATGTAGTTATCAAAATTTTTCATGTGGTAGTTCTCTAAGGATTTGAAAAGGTATACCCAAATGATCTCCATTGCAACAAGGATTAAAAGTCCATATATAAGAATAATTTTCCACTGTATGCTTTTATAATTCACTTTCTTCGCTAAAATAGTAACCAACCCCTCTTTTAGTGTGAATATATTTTGGGTTTGCAGGGTCATCTTCTATTTTTTCTCTCAATCGCCTAACAGTAACATCAACTGTTCTTACATCACCAAAATATTCATATCCCCATACTTTTTCCAAAAGCATTTCCCTCGAAAATATTAAACCTTTATTTGTAACGAGAAATTTTAAAAGGTCAAATTCCCTTGATGTAAGTTCAATAGGTTTTCCATCTTTATCAACTTTGTATTTTGATAAGTCAATATTTAGGTTGTTTATATGGATCATATTTGACATGCTGTCGCCATTTAAGCTGCTTCTTCTAAGATTTGCCTTTACTCTGGCTATCAATTCCCTCATAGAAAAGGGTTTTGTTATATAGTCATCTGCACCAAGCTCAAGGCCTAATACTTTATCAACCTCTTCTTCTTTCGCCGTCAGCATCAAAATTGGCGTTGTCATAGTCTGCCTTATAATTCGTAAGACCGTAAATCCGTCCATCTTAGGTAGCATAACATCGAGGAGGATAAGGTCAGGATTTTTTTCCTGTGCATATTTTAGACCCTCCTCCCCATCATATGCTTCAAATGTTATAAATCCATTTTTCTCTAGGTTGTATTTTAATATTTCTACGATTGGTTTCTCATCATCTATTATTAGTATCCTGTTACTCAATTTCCTCACTCCTTAACATTGTTGACAAAAATATCTAGCTTCGTATCTGTTTCTTTATAAAAACTATCTTCTATATTCATGCCACTTCCAAGGTCTTTAAGCATTTCCCTTATAGTTTCCATACCATATTTATCGCTAATCGCCTTCGTCACTTGAAAGGCTCTTTTATATGCTAACATTTCATCAAGAGAATTAAAATCATCTTTAAGTTCCTCATATGTGTAAGGTCTACCGCTATAGGTTAAATCTTTGCCCCATTCATAACCATCTTGCCTGTATTCTTCCAGCAGTGCAATGCCTTCTGTAAACCATACTGGATAATTCCCCTTTGCAATATCGTCAACAATAAGATGTGTAAATTCATGAACAACTGGGCCCTCATTTTGGAATACTCGATTTAAATCTTGGTCAGGGGTTATCCATATAGACGGTGATTCAATGCTTATCACACCGTTTAAGTATATCCCCATAGCATTTTCACCTTTTGCCAATGAAAAATCTTTGTTCATCTCATCAGGATTTTTGTACACAATGATGGTGGATTTGTTTTTGGGCATGTATCCCAAATCCTTTGATATATCATAATAATGTTTTTCAGCAGTATTAATAATAAGTCCTACATATTTTTTATCAGCTTCTGTGTATCTTATTATAAAATGCTTGCTTTCAGCTGTTTTATAGTCCTTAATGCTGTTTTCAATCTTATCCCTTCCTACAATTTTATAAACAGGATATGCTTTTGACAAGAGACTGCCGTTTAATATAAATGACAAAATAAACAAAGCAAAAATAACTATTACAATATTTCTATTTCTCATTTTGTATCACCTCACAAATTATTAAGAAAAGCCTTTGACTTCCTATGTATATATTTAAATATATGAGGTAATACAATTACATTATAACCCATCAAACTATTTATTGCAAAGTAATTTTAAGGATAAAAAAAGAGCCTTTCGGCTCATAAATGCTATT
This portion of the Thermoanaerobacterium sp. RBIITD genome encodes:
- a CDS encoding response regulator: MSNRILIIDDEKPIVEILKYNLEKNGFITFEAYDGEEGLKYAQEKNPDLILLDVMLPKMDGFTVLRIIRQTMTTPILMLTAKEEEVDKVLGLELGADDYITKPFSMRELIARVKANLRRSSLNGDSMSNMIHINNLNIDLSKYKVDKDGKPIELTSREFDLLKFLVTNKGLIFSREMLLEKVWGYEYFGDVRTVDVTVRRLREKIEDDPANPKYIHTKRGVGYYFSEESEL